From the genome of Buteo buteo chromosome 4, bButBut1.hap1.1, whole genome shotgun sequence:
AATCTAAAAAGATTGGCCACAGGCAAGCCacttccttccctgctccctttGAATTGATAAATGCTGGCAAAttcaacaaacacaaacaaaccaaacaaaagaatacaagtaaacagaacaaaatacttTATATATGGAAATAGAGACATacacatgtgtgtgtatatatacatatatatttttttatacatataaataaaggTGTATATACACATTAACTTCTCCATTAATCTAAGTTTTGGCTTTACACTCAGAAGTAATTCTGGAACAGTCATTTCTCACACAGTCCATTTAAAATGATAATTCTAGGTTGCTAAAGGCCACTTAATTCTGCCTCCTCCTAAATGTATACAGCTTCACAATGACATCATGTTCTGGCTCATCTAAAAGGttgaagaacaggaaaaagacaCAAACTAATAAATCAGCCTAACAAAAGCTTTAGTCTGCAGAGCTTTAAGtattaaaatggaaactttGCCACTGAACTTAAAATTTGGGAGGGTCATTATTTCAAAACCTTAATTCTGAGTatcatataaataaatgaaaattatttcaaaagactTGAGAGGCCAAAGAAGCCCTCGCTCAAGTAGGCTGTGATTTCCCCTGTCAGCAGTCTTCATTCTTATAGCCAAACACAAACCCAAGAACTAGTAAGTCAACTCATGAAGGTAAAATTTTGGTCTGTTTCAAATTGATAAGCCTCATctcatttgctttctgcaacAGGATATTAAAGGTGTCCAAATAAAGATGTCCTAAAGACATCGAAATAAAGATACAAGTTAACATTTGCAAATCAAAGAGCAGATCAGCCACTGGACCCAAAGGCACCTACATTAAGCTAACTCGATTGCCAGGTGCTGGCCATTCACGTAGTCCGgtgcagacacacacaccaGTTCTGCAATAAAAAGGAACTCGCACCACAGCCATGTGCGGGATGCTTTTGTTGAAGAACCAAACTACAAATCTAGAAGCCTAGATTTCAGGAGACATCTCTGAAAACATGGGCATAGGTGTCCAAACTGTTTTGTTATTAAAGAAACATACTGCATGTTTACAGCAATCATCTATGGGACCACtgcttaaaaatacaatattcaGACAGTTAAAGATTCTCAAGCAAGGGGAAAGTACAGATGTGACAGAGTCAATCACAAGgctcaaagaagaaaatggtgaaTCCCTGCAAGGGGTGAATTACCACTTCTGGCTAGTCATTTGAACTCTCCAACTCAGGTTCTTTTACACACAAACATCAAACGCTAATTCCAATATTTGCTAATGGATCAAAGCATCACCTACTTCACACAGCTGTTCCTTTGCACCTTCACTTATTTTACAGCCTTTATCTATACACTAACGCTGACAATCCCTCatcaaaatccttttaaaacttcatttggCTTTGAACTGATAGATCCAATTATACCTAAGTGGCTAAAATAGAACCCGGCATGGGTCCACAGTTTGCAGTTCAATCTCCAGTGTGCAGCAAAACTGATGTGAAAAGGCATCTCAGAGAGCAACCTCAGATAGGAAAAGTGGAGGAAAATTATGGAGGATACGGAAGATCTTTAAATTAGCTGTCTCTGACTAAGGAGCTGTCAAAGTAGGGATGATACACTAAAGCAAAGGAGGGCATGCAGTAAAGGCTAGTTACAGTCAAAAACAGGGCTGGTGGGGAAATGGCCAAAGCTCGTTCCATTGATGCTGCTCATCACAAATCACAACAGTGACTGAGATTAATATTACCACAAGGCGCCAAGCCACATCTTTCATTTAGGTTCAATGTCTATCTTCTATGTAATAAAGGCCTTCAAGATCAGCAATTAAGGTAGCTGTACCCCTAAATCCTGCCCCCCCTCACTTCAAGTCCCTTGCTTGCAGTCTCAGAGTAGTTACATATGACCTTTGAGCTGGCCACAGAGGCTGCTGTTGCTAGAAGGAGAAAGCCCAccccttcctccagctctgcacatccctcatttcagctgcagcatgagcacagcagcaaaattaTTCCTCCCGCCCTGAGTCACAACAAGGGGGAAGTTTGCAACAAGGACCAGGAACCTCCCTTTCCAGGAGCAGCTGGAATTGCTAGTTTGTACACCAGGAATGTTCTCCATTAGAATCACCAAATTTTGTCTCTGGATTTGGAAGACCAGAGCATACAGATGACTGAAGTGCTTTGCAGCTAAGGAAGCAGCTTCAGCATATGTGCAGGCTAACACTGGTGACCAGGCAGTCACTCAACAAGTCAGATGAGCTTGCATAGCCAAGTGAAAACTAACATGTTCATTTGCACCATCAGAGTCAGTTTTGGGTCAAAACAGGGAGCAGATCTGACTCCCAGTGTGGTACCCACTCACAAGGGCTGACAGAGGGGGCAAAAGCAGGACAGTGTCAGTGTGGAAGGGAATGGATGACTATTCCCTTCAGCAGCTGTCCGCAGCTAATTACCTTAAGCTTAACATGAAATTACATCTTAAATCCTAAGAGGTGGATCCAGGAAACCCCCATTCTCTGTCTGCAAAACTCAGCTCTTTTACATGCAATCAATATAAGGTTGAGATTTAGAGATACAGTGACGTACCCTAACTCTCTCTGTAAGTCAAAAAGGATCTGAAATCTACACCCTGTTCAGGCTCTGAAACACCTTCCTTACATTCTCCTCACCAATTTTCCTCTCACTTCTTAACCTAAGGAAACAGTAGTAAAGAAGCCAACAGCTCCAATGGTAAGGAACTCCAGGGTATGAGGAGTCAGCCCTGTTGAGAGAGACAAAGAATTAACAATTGGCTAGAAATCTAGAAGCCAGTCTCACATGGGATACAAGctgagaggggaagaaaaatgggGAGGAGAAGCCGAAACTTGCTGGGTTCCCTCAGGTAAAAGTTAATCCTGCAGTTCTACAGAAGATTAAGAAAAGGATGTTATGGAAAGCATCTGACAGTTCTGGCACTCCAAGAGCAAGTGAAATGAACCGTTCACCTTAAGTACATCTTCTGAAGGGGACCTGCCCACTTTTTGGACATGAAAGGATTTAATTAccccaagaaaaacaatttgcaAAGACATCAACTCTGATTGAGGATACAGACTACAGGAACCTCGGGAAGACTCTGAGAAAACAGCACTACACACTACCTCTACCTTTCTTCTGTCCCCAGGACACTCACTATCGACCACCATTAGAAAGGACAGGATGGGCCAGGCCTACCCCCACAGTCATTTACCCCAGTAATGACACCACTGAGCAATCAAACAGACACCTCATTATGCCTGTCCCCACGTGCTTGTGCTGTTTGGGCTGTTAAGGCTTTGTATCTGCTGTGAGCTGAGCTAACAGAACTGAAGTAGCTTGACAGTCAGCCATGACTGCAAACATCTCCCAGCAATATTCCATGTTATGTTGTCATAAGCCTAACAAAAAACTGAGATGATGTCTCTCCTTGCAGACAGGGGAACAGCCCAACCCACTGTAGTTGTTATACATCATATTTCTCTTACTTTCTAATGCTTGCAAAGCCATGCTTCAGTTAGTGACCAGTCACTGTTTTTAACATTAGTTTATCACATCTTTATATAGCAGAACAGTACACGTGTGgctattaaaaggaaaatacgTAATTCTGAAAAGGATGTCTATACGTTTACCCTGCCCACATGATTCAGAGTATGAAGTGAAAGAGCACACTCACTAACCAAGAAAATTCAGTGGGGATACCATTACTTTCCATGATAAAGGGACAGGGGAAATGAGAGAGCTTGAAAACAACGAATAGCAGAGAAGTCCTGTTCTAACAGGATATTTATCTCTTTAGGCACAAAGCTTAAAATAAGAGGTTGTAATGAAAATACTCCTCTACCATGACCAGACATCAATCTTCCCTTTGCTACCCTAAGACACTGTGCTATAGTTCAACATCCTGCTGCCAACTATCCTTCCACCTGCCCCTcatcctcttcttttccctcatACAGGTCCTGGTTACTATGAAGCAACTTCAAACAGACCCTAGCAGCCCAGCCCACTCTGACCACCTCCATCTATTGCTCTGATATCTTTTAACAGACAGCTTCCAAATCACACTCACATGAACACACACATTAAAATCCAAGATACAGCAGAGCACAAGGAGCCAAGTGTTAAAGTCAGCTCTTCATCCTTCAAGCACTGGTGGTTTTTGTACAAACCAGAGAgcagaaaacccacaaaattttAAAGTGTCTACttcaggagctggcagcagagaggCAACAAGCCCTGTCCGACCAGAAATTACTCGAGCCACGCGGATGCCCTTGCACTGCTGCCAGCATGCTGCATTCAAAGAGAGGTTATTAGCCAGATGCAGCATGTCTTTGGTACAACACTGCAGCTGAGGTGATAAATCCACAGCCCAGCGCAATTCAAGTGGCTCTGCCAGGGTCAGCACAGGCCTGGCTGGATTTCCTGGCTTCTGCTCAGCATCAGCCCTCAGAGCCATCCCCTGTAGAGTTGCATGAAAATCTCTGCTCCGTAAATCCTCACAGTGGCTGTTCCGCAAGGATCAAGTCTCATGGCAAATACACCAAATCTGCTCACAGGCTTGGCAGCACCTCAGCTAACCAGCCCTCCCAGAAACAATGCTGCTGGGAGCCCACTGTGGACAAACGCTGGCTGTGCACAGAGCTTGCATGGGTGAGCAGGATTCATCAGTCTGACTTCAGAGAGAAGCTGGCCCTGGAAGCTTCACACCTGAGACAATGCACCTAAGCTAGTAAACTTGTCCAGAGCTGATCTTACACTTTCACAGCACTGAGCTGCTCTTTCCAAGCCTCCATGGTACTGTTAACACATTCACCCCAATAAATCACCAAAGGATAATTGAGATTTACTCATGTTTGGGGAATACAACCCCCAGGGGGCAGCCAGAAACATCAAACAAGCTGGAGAGTCTGAGAGACTTTCATCTTATAAGCTAGAGACAAAGAGTTCTTATCTGgactttttcctcccctgcatTTCATACGATTTGAGGCTCACTGAAATGTCCTAGGGATTCTCCCCACAGCACAGTTGTTATTCAAGTCATACTCTCTGGGTCATCCCTACTGCAGACATACCAAGGGCAGCACTGAAAATCAGTATGATGTGTCAACAAAGAGATAGCAACAAGGAAACCACCATGCGGGGACCAGCTGAGGCTCTTGTCCCATTCAATAACTATTTTCGAGTCACAGAAAGACAAGTCCTGTTTTAGAAGTcagcaaaaaattaaagatCAGATTAAAAATTGACTCATCTATTTAGATATTTCTGCTATCAAGGTATTACTGCTCATGCACCACACATACAGCCTCGAAACTACCTACCTCCTATCATTTTCAGATTCACCCTATTCTGGTGGAAATTAACAGACAGCTCAGATAGTTGAGTGTTTCTTTGCTATACAAGATGCTCAATTGCCATTTTAGGCTAGATACCTGCAATTCTGAGGTATGAACTTACTGTTTACAATGTCACCTTGCAGCTGAAGAATTTGTGGAACAGGCATTGTGAGAACAACTACATCAAACTGTTCCGGCGGTCCCATTTTCCTGGAGACTTCCCATTTCCCATCACGGAGAGAGATGCAAGTTACATGCTGTTCATAGAAGACATCTGCACCTGCttggaaaaagaagttaataCATGCAAGTGAATTCCACAGAAAAAATGCAGAGTAGTTTCCCTTAGTAACTGGATGACTTGCAACCAGCAAAGCACACAGACAGTCTTAGGGCAAAGCTTCACAAATTAGGTCAAATCAATTTAACAGCCAGCATATGACATTAAAAGAAGGGATCCTCATCAGCTGAAAAGATCCCACCACTCCCATGTGCTAGGGCTGGTATTCATCTCACTCCTCTCTGACATGATTCAGCTCAGTAAACAGATGCAAAACTACCAGCTGCTCTCTTTGTCAGGTTAGTTGACTGTGGCTTTAGTGAGCTGAACCAATTCAGAGTGAAATCCGATGAGAACAGGAGGCAGCATAGGGTAAGCAATCAAATCACACCCCCAGGAACTGAAAAAGAGAGCATTGCCCCTGTTAACATCTCTCATATATCAAAAGACAGGAATGTAGTTAATTATTTGCAAGATTAGGGtctaaaaaaaaagctaattaaaaaaaaaaaaagacaaaaccaatcACATGAAAGGAGCAAAGCTTGACTGCTCATAAAGCTAACATTTTTCAAACCAGAGTTAAATTAGTCACTAAACTGTACAAGTGGTTCTGCCACATTACACCTAATGCAGTAGTTACACAGTTCAGGCTAGCACATGATCTTCTCCTTCAGTCTCTTCTAAAACACTTTCAACACAGTAGGCTCACATATTGCATAAGCACTCATTTCTTCGAAACACAGGATGTAGCTCACCACTGCGTTCCCAGTTGCTCGGTTAAACAGCACAGTTAACTTAAATACACACTTGtgaaaaaacacccaaacactCACTTCATTCAAGTTGCAACTCAAACCTCTTCTCAACCATGATCTCACTCCCACTAAATTATCTCTGTCCTAATTGTGTTAGGTCCAACTTTCATATGCTAAAGCCAACAGCATAAATATAAGCTTGGACCCTGATCCTACAGATGTTATATTTTATACAGATTCCTATATGCCAGCAGTGCAGCTAAAGTCAGTGAAGCGCTTGCAGGACTTGGAAATTTATAGAGCTCGCAGACATGTTTATCCATCTAAGCAGCTTCAAGACATACATAAACAAACAAGGAACTTGAACATTCTCATTGGagatttaaatttgaaagacaGTTGAAGAATGCTATCAAAAACACAATCattaaaacttttcatttcataCAAAGGCATCTAAAAAATTACCTGACTGTTTCAAGTAATACTTGACAACGGAGGACATGCCCTGGGGTGCCACATAATTGCATGAGCCTTCTTTCACTACCATTCCTTCAATGGGTGCAGTCAACGGTTTCAAGATACCATGAGACAGAAGTTCCTCATAGAAGCTTAAAAGGAACAAATGACACAGAGATGAAAATACATTGCATGAAAACCAACAGCAGCTGTTATTATTTTTCACAATTAAAATTAAGACCGGCCTAACTCTCGAATTTAGAGAACAGTTTTTAACAACCTCATACAACCCGTGTTTCAAGCCAGGCTATGCCCAGCCAGGAACCACAGCTACCAAATGACAAACTACCTTGCTGTTTTATTGGGGGCTGGCCTTTTACATGAGACCAAGGCTACCTACCATGCCCGTAACAGGAACCGTTAGCAGTTTGACCTGAAGGTTTCAGGACTAACTGTGGCAGGAACATACATGACAGTTACTTAAAGCTCTGAATATCAGTACAAACAGCATTACCATCACGCAGTGCAGGAAAGTTCCAGCAACTGGATGCAGATGCCTGAAACACACCTGCCTGTTCCCTGATTTCCACATAAATTCCGCATTTTTACATCGCTGTTACACCACCATCCCCTTCCCCAGACGACAGCAAACCACCCTGTGTACCCAGCAGGCCCCACCAACGCGACCCACCCCTGTCCCCGCAGTCAGCCACCGCGACTCTTCAGGGCACAGGCGCCACATCCCCCCACAGACAAGCCACCTCACgctttttctttcatacctAGCTTTCCTGGTACCCGCATAGCGTTTAGGCGACTCTGAGGCCTGTTAGCTCTTGAAAGAAGAGGTCTCTCTGGATTTAAGCAGCAGGGACGCACCTGCCCGCGTTTCCTACCGTGGGCTGATTCGCACCACGGGTGACAAGCGTCGAGCCGCGACGCCtgtgagcagggcagggcagggcagggcagggcaggccgCTCGGCCACCGAACCCGCCCCGACCCCGCGGACCGCCaccggcccggccgcccctcACCCAGGCCGCGGCGACGGcgtcctccccctccccgcggcACCTCCCCTCAGGCCGCCGCGcgtggggcggggcggggctggcggggcgggGCTTACCTGCGGCGCGGCTCCGCGCCCTCCGTCTCGAGGGTGATGTACTGCGCGCCCAGGTCGGCGGTGCAGGCGGCGTCCCGCGCGCTGCGGCTCGTGCTCATACGGCCCCCTGCGCGACAGACCGGTCAGACAcccgcgcgccgccgccgccgccgccgcccccccccgcgccgcgccgcgccgcctcccgccccgccccgccccgcgcgccCGAGCCCACCTGCGCCGCGCGCCTTGTCCCAGACGACGACGCGTCCCAGCGGCGCCCCCCGCAGCAGCGCCGCGCAGGCGCTGCCCGTCAGCCCCGCGCCCACCACCAGCACCCGCGCCATcgcccgccctgccccgcccggGGGGCGGGCACTCCCCCTCCGGAGGGGCGGTGTCCAGCCACGCCCCCCGGGCGGTGCGGAGACGCGGGGCGGGCGTGCAGCCGCGCCTACACCcaggcgggcgggcgcgcgcaCTGCCCCTGCACGCCCCTGCGCGCTCACGCGCACCCCCTGCACGCGCACCCCGCGCGCGCACCGACCCGTGCGCACGCACGCATGCGCACACACGCGCGCGCACGCGCTCCCCCTGCACGGGCACCCCGGGGGGTGCTGCCCcttggctctcctcctcctcctccccctcctcctcctcctccccctccccctcccccccaaattGCAGGAGGCTCCCAGTGTCCCCTGGCTCCTCTGTCAGCCCCAGCCCCGAGGGATGCGAGTGCCGGAGGGCTGGAGAGCGGGAAGCTGAGGTGGACGTGGGCACAGCACCACGGGAACCACCGGGCAGGAAGGCCGGCGTGGAGTGTCGGCCTGCGGTTTGCCATTTGAGAGGAGGTGTTTCGCGCCAAAGAGTTCTTCCACACGCTGCCTTGGGTGAGCTGGTCCTTTCCAAATGTTGTGCCCGCTTGGAGACCTGCAAGAGCGTCTTGTCTATGCTCTTCGGATTGAACTGGAAGAACGTCAATATGGCGTGTAGGAATAAATCCGCAGAGGGCCCTGCGTGTCCTTCTGAAGGACAAAGCCTTGGCTACCCTGTTGTGTCAGGTAAAACCCATTGTGCAGTGCGCTCGTTTCCTTTCAGGACCAAGTAGATGCATAGGCAGCACGCTGCCCAGCGGGGACCTCAGTACAAAACATAATCCACTGGTTGCGGGTAAACCTTCCCGGCTACTTCCCTCTGCAAAACAGAGTACGGAGTATTTTAATGGTCCTTTGTGGTCAGTCTCTTGTGTTGGCTGCTGCAACCCATCAGTGGTATCTTCATTGGTTTTGTCTTCACTCCTTCATAATATGCTCGGCAGCTTCTTGAGCTGCCTGCACATCATCAAGTAGAGTGGCCCCAAAGGAGTGGGTCTGCAAAGAGGAACATTTGTTGCTGAGGACCCTCCATCCACAGCAGGCACATTTCAGGGGTCTCATTGCAGACTAGGGCCAGTCTCGCCCTGCAGCCCGAGTGCCGTTAGCTGTCAAGCTGCAGCAGAGATTCTCCTGGACAGCACCCAATGAAGCTCATTACCAGTTAAGCTGattatttctccttcttcccattGTGGGCATGGGGAACAATCACTACCAGAGCCCCTCTGACACTGAAATTGTGCTGTGCTGTCCTCATTCTCTCTTCCCTAGGCTAAATGTACGTTTCTTTGTAGATCATGGATTCAAATCCATGTAGTGGTAGGACAAGgagtaacagttttaaactagaagagggtagattcaggctcgatataaggaagaaattttttacaatgagggcagtgaaacactggcacaggctgcccagagaggtggtagatgccccatccctggaaacattcaaagtcaggttggatggggctctgagcaacccgatctagttgaagatgtccctgatcattgcaggggggttggactacaTGAGCTTTAAAGGCCTCTTTCagcccaaactattctatgattctctgaaATAGCCTCTTCTTGATCTGTCCTGGATCCTCACCTGTTCATGCATCTTCTCTGGAGTGTGTGTCACAGGCTGTATGCAGAGCACATCTTCTTCCTAGTGTGGCACTCCTGCTCAGAGACCCCAGAACAACTTTCTTGGTTTTGTAGCAAGAACACTCACtccattttctgaagtgctgttgCTCAGCAGTGTTAGTCCTCTTACTGTATATGTCCACcggtttttcttttctatttataattttttataaGATTCTTTACTGGACTTCAGGTTATCTGGTGAGTGACAAAGGGCAAAACTAGGGGCAATGAGCACAAATTACAGCCCAGGGTGATCAGGTTGGAGATGGGCaatccttcttcccccagagTGTGGAGCAGCTCTGGGACAGGTCCCcagggagtttggggggggtctcCATCCTGGGGGAGGGTTCAGGTCCTGGTGGGTCCAAGCCATGGCCACCCTGACCTTGTATTGCTGATAGTCCTGCTTCAGTTAGACTAGAGATATTCAGAGGCTCCTTCCAACCAACACATCTTTTATTGTATAATGTCCGGCCAATTCTTCAGTCTACAAGGAATATTTTGAGTTCTAATCCCATTTTCtagaacattttcatttcctcccATCCTGGTGTTATCCACAAACCATACAAACATAATCTCTGTTCGTTTATCCAAATTAATGACAATTATTAGTTATACTGGGACTATGGCAGATCTGTGAGATACAGTTGAAAAATCTTACCAGTTCAATGATGAAAGCCAACTCTTGAGTTTCCTCTTTTAAACTGATTGCACTCCCACAGAACTATGATTTGATTTAGaccattttgtttctgaatttgcTGCAGGGAGTTCAAAGTGGTGCACTGAGAGCTTATGATGTATAAGAGTCTTCGCTATAGACAGGTAAGCTCCTAATGGCCATGGTTGTGGTATCCCCTTTCACTTACATGTTCTGTTCCCATTCATGCTTGCTTGCATTAGTCTGGTGTGATTCCTTTGAATTGATTGTCCTCTCTTCACAAATCGGGCACGCAAGTAGCAAGTCAGCAGGACCTCCACTTAGAACAACAGTATTTTCTATTCTAAACTCTATTTTACAAATACTTTCTAAATGGGATAAAGTATTAGAGGCTTTCCATTTATCCAGTGTTTTTGTTAGAGTCCATAATCTGAcctagaaaagcaaaaataatggcTGCGTGACCAGTTACTATCTGAAACTTATAAAACTGAAGTCTCCGTGCTGGTTGTAAATTGTCTAGCCATGATGGAAAGAAAGGTGCTAAGCCCTTCTGCCACCCAGACCTAACATCGCAAGCTGAATGGTGAGCAGTTAACTTTACATCCCTTGGGAGCTTGGGCAATTCTTGTTCTATGGCAAAAAGAGTACCAGAGACATAgaaaaaagcttctttcttccttaagcaagaaaaatcaaattgtGCGGAAAGCGGCATGCTTTTTACTGGAATAATTAGACTGCAGGTAAGGAGATATGATGCTGACAAATCACCTCATGGCAAGTCCTCATGGTGTTGAGCTCAAGCAACCCTCCAGATGTGTCTTATTTTCAAGAACTTACTTCCAAACACTTTCATGCTGTTACGAAGCTGAAGGAAAGGCTAGTGCTTGCATGAAGTGTAACCACAAACCACACAGcgttttttaataaaacttctttctagaagaaaacctttccaggtttggggtttttttcttaattcccAAAGAATAGCACTTGCTCTCACATGACATGTATTTTATTGCATTGCAGCAATGGCTCTTCTTTGTAAACCCCTGGTTTTCCATCCCTTCAGATCAGTCTGCCGCTCTACAGCATGAAGGACATGAAAGTGCTGATGGCCATCTGGAGTGGTGGAGTGGACTGCCTGGCTGATCCCTGGGACATTGCCCTCCTGCTCACCCAGGTCCACTACAAGATGATTCCCCAGTGGAACCAACCTGGATTTCCTACCAGGGCTCAATGCAACCGAGGTTTTGTACCAAGAAATTGTCAACATGATGAATAAGCATCTGTAAAGctgctgttttgatttgatacgttttttttattttgatatggtggtttttttaatgttatgtaAGATTAATGCTATCTTTAAAGGATTTTGAAATTTGTCATCTGAATGTAGTTGattaaaatgttctgcttttaacTAGAGCAtaggtggggtggggagaggagtcTTTATGCTATTCCTGACTGGcacttcatttcctttctttttccttttttcctcctttcttttaatcttttttttctggtttgggttgtgggtttttttccctcttttttcttatATCAGCTATGTTTATTTGCGAAGTACAGGAAACATAGATGAGGAAACTGGGGTTTCAGACATTTTGTTTAGACTAATATCATAGTGATCTGTTCTCTGAGACACAATGGATCCTGTGTAACCTTTCCCATGTGGTCAGCTTTAAAGTGCCTGCAATTCCTCTGAGACCTGGGGGTCTGGATGCCCTTGTAACTTGTTGATTCCTAGCTTCATCAGGGACACAAAATTCACTGTTGCTGTCTCAGAGCTGGCACTGTTACTCATGGCCATTTAAAACTACCAATGTGGATCAGAAAGAGATCTAACAGGTCTGTGGTGAAAAACCACAGCAGAAATACATCTCCTTAGGGGAAATACAGTACTAGTGGTTTTGAAATTcaataaaagttgaaattaatcacatttttaatgcatcttttttctttcaacaacTGAGACCCCAAAAAGGAAGAattgagaaagaaataaatcctGAAAAGCAATTACAAGAAAGACAGTCTAGCATGTGAGTCTGATACGCAATGTgcaaaatccaaataaaaaagGGGCTTAGGGGATGTACGAACTGCCTACGTCTTAGGGTTTAGCTGAGATGTTTTGGTAATACGATTGAGTCATTCATTTTGTGTTGCATATTTTCTGAATAAAGTGCTTTCTTCAAATCCAGTATTTATACACGTGACCAAGCAGTGCTGCAATCATCCCTGGTAGTGCATCATTTATGCAGCAGACCAGGTATGCAGGTAGCTGCCAACCACAGAGGGTTCAGTCTACGTTTGGCTGAATATTATTATCAATACCAG
Proteins encoded in this window:
- the RNLS gene encoding renalase isoform X2, translating into MARVLVVGAGLTGSACAALLRGAPLGRVVVWDKARGAGGRMSTSRSARDAACTADLGAQYITLETEGAEPRRSFYEELLSHGILKPLTAPIEGMVVKEGSCNYVAPQGMSSVVKYYLKQSGADVFYEQHVTCISLRDGKWEVSRKMGPPEQFDVVVLTMPVPQILQLQGDIVNIINESQKQQLESASYSSRYALGLFYEAGTQIDVPWAAQYITDNPCIRFISIDNKKRNIETPEIGPSVVVHTTVMFGSEHLDSDPAEVQQLILNHLERIVPSLPKPASIKCQKWRYSQVTKAVPNCLGQMILHTQPLLICGGDGFTFSNFSGCIDSAMSLAEAVKSHL
- the RNLS gene encoding renalase isoform X1 encodes the protein MARVLVVGAGLTGSACAALLRGAPLGRVVVWDKARGAGGRMSTSRSARDAACTADLGAQYITLETEGAEPRRSFYEELLSHGILKPLTAPIEGMVVKEGSCNYVAPQGMSSVVKYYLKQSAGADVFYEQHVTCISLRDGKWEVSRKMGPPEQFDVVVLTMPVPQILQLQGDIVNIINESQKQQLESASYSSRYALGLFYEAGTQIDVPWAAQYITDNPCIRFISIDNKKRNIETPEIGPSVVVHTTVMFGSEHLDSDPAEVQQLILNHLERIVPSLPKPASIKCQKWRYSQVTKAVPNCLGQMILHTQPLLICGGDGFTFSNFSGCIDSAMSLAEAVKSHL